The following proteins come from a genomic window of Streptococcus pneumoniae:
- a CDS encoding S8 family peptidase: MKKSTVLSLTTAAVILAAYAPNEVVLADTSSSEDALSISDKEKVVVDKETENKEKHKDIHNAIETSKDTEEKKTTIIEEKEVVSKNPVIDTKTSNEEARIKEDSNQSQGDNAHSSANKGTENPKKEDRLVYIAEFKDKESGEKAIKGLSNLKNTKVLYTYDRIFNGSAIETTPDNLDKIKQIEGISSVERAQKVQPMMNHARKEIGVEEAIDYLKSINAPFGKNFDGRGMVISNIDTGTDYRHKAMRIDDDAKASMRFKKEDLKGTDKNYWLSDKIPHAFNYYNGGKITVEKYDDGRDYFDPHGMHIAGILAGNDTEQDIKNFNGIDGIAPNAQIFSYKMYSDAGSGFAGDETMFHAIEDSIKHNVDVVSVSSGFTGTGLVGEKYWQAIRALRKAGIPMVVATGNYATSASSSSWDLVANNHLKMTDTGNVTRTAAHEDAIAVASAKNQTVEFDKVNIGGESFKYRNIGAFFDKNKITTNEDGTKAPSKLKFVYIGKGQDQDLIGLDLRGKIAVMDRIYTKDLKNAFKKAMDKGARAIMVVNTVNYYNRDNWTELPAMGYEADEGTKSQVFSISGDDGVKLWNMINPNKKTEVKRNNKEDFKDKLEQYYPIDMESFNSNKPNVGDEKEIDFKFAPDTDKELYKEDIIVPAGSTSWGPRIDLLLKPDVSAPGKNIKSTLNVINGKSTYGYMSGTSMATPIVAASTVLIRPKLKEMLERPVLKNLKGDDKIDLTSLTKIALQNTARPMMDATSWKEKSQYFASPRQQGAGLINVANALRNEVVATFKNTDSKGLVNSYGSISLKEIKGDKKYFTIKLHNTSNRPLTFKVSASAITTDSLTDRLKLDETYKDEKSPDGKQIVPEIHPEKVKGANITFEHDTFTIGANSSFDLNAVINVGEAKNKNKFVESFIHFESVEEMEALNSNGKKINFQPSLSMPLMGFAGNWNHEPILDKWAWEEGSRSKTLGGYDDDGKPKIPGTLNKGIGGEHGIDKFNPAGVIQNRKDKNTTSLDQNPELFAFNNQGINAPSSSGSKIANIYPLDSNGNPQDAQLERGLTPSPLVLRSAEEGLISIVNTNKEGENQRDLKVISREHFIRGILNSKSNDAKGIKSSKLKVWGDLKWDGLIYNPRGREENAPESKDNQDPATKIRGQFEPIAEGQYFYKFKYRLTKDYPWQVSYIPVKIDNTAPKIVSVDFSNPEKIKLITKDTYHKVKDQYKNETLFARDQKEHPEKFDEIANEVWYAGAALVNEDGEVEKNLEVTYAGEGQGRNRKLDKDGNTIYEIKGAGDLRGKIIEVIALDGSSNFTKIHRIKFANQADEKGMISYYLVDPDQDSSKYQKLGEIAESKFKNLGNGKEGSLKKDTTGVEHHHQENEESIKEKSSFTIDRNISTIRDFENKDLKKLIKKKYKEEDDFVTGGKRTVELDYKYDDKGNITAYEDESALEYETEKFDEIKSKIYGVLSPSKDGHFEILGKISNVSKNAKVYYGNNYKFIEIKATKYDSHSKTMIFDLYANINDIVDGLAFAGDMRLFVKDDNQIKAETKIRMPEKNKETKAEYPYVSSYGNVIELGEGDLSKNKPDNLTKMESGKIYSDSEKQQYLLKDNIILRKGYALKVTTYNPGKTDMLEGNGVYSKEDIAKIQKANPNLRVLSETTIYADSRNVEDGRSTQAVLMSALDGFNIIRYQVFTFKMNDKGEAIDKDGNLVTDSSKLVLFGKDDKEYTGEDKSNVEAIKEDGSMLFIDTKPVNLSMDKNYFNPSKSNKIYVRNPEFYLRGKISDKGGFNWELRVNESVVDNYLIYGDLHIDNTRDFNIKLNVKDGDIMDWGMKDYKANGFPDKVTDMDGNVYLQTGYSDLNAKAVGVHYQFLYDNVKPEVNIDPKGNTSIEYADGKSVVFNINDKRNNGFDGEIQEQHIYVNGKEYTSFDDIKQITDKTLNIKIVVKDFARNTTVKEFILNKDTGEVSELKPHRVTVTIQNGKEMSSTIVSEEDFILPVYKGELEKGYQFDGWEISGFEGKKDAGYVINLSKDTFIKPVFKKIEEKKEEENKPTFDVSKKKDNPQVNHSQLNESHRKEDLQREDHSQKSDSTKDVTATVLDKNNISSKSTTNNPNKLPKTGTASGAQTLLAAGIMFIVGIFLGLKKKNQD; encoded by the coding sequence ATGAAAAAAAGTACAGTATTGTCATTAACTACAGCTGCAGTTATTTTAGCAGCCTATGCCCCTAATGAGGTAGTCTTAGCAGACACATCTAGCTCTGAAGATGCTTTAAGCATCTCTGATAAAGAAAAAGTAGTAGTAGATAAGGAAACAGAAAATAAAGAGAAACATAAAGATATTCATAATGCTATAGAAACTTCAAAGGATACTGAAGAAAAGAAAACAACAATTATTGAGGAAAAAGAAGTTGTTAGTAAAAATCCTGTGATAGACACTAAAACTAGCAATGAAGAAGCAAGAATCAAAGAAGATTCCAATCAATCCCAAGGAGATAATGCACACTCGTCTGCAAATAAAGGCACAGAAAATCCGAAAAAAGAAGATAGACTTGTCTATATTGCTGAATTTAAAGATAAAGAATCTGGAGAAAAAGCAATCAAGGGACTATCAAATCTTAAGAATACAAAAGTTTTATATACTTATGATAGAATTTTTAACGGTAGTGCCATAGAAACAACTCCAGATAACTTGGACAAAATTAAACAAATAGAAGGTATTTCATCGGTTGAAAGGGCACAAAAAGTCCAACCCATGATGAATCATGCCAGAAAGGAAATTGGAGTTGAGGAAGCTATTGATTACCTAAAGTCTATCAATGCTCCATTTGGGAAAAATTTTGATGGTAGAGGTATGGTCATTTCAAATATCGATACTGGAACAGATTATAGACATAAGGCTATGAGAATCGATGATGATGCCAAAGCCTCAATGAGATTTAAAAAAGAAGACTTAAAAGGAACTGATAAAAATTATTGGTTGAGTGATAAAATCCCTCATGCGTTCAATTATTATAATGGTGGCAAAATCACTGTAGAAAAATATGATGATGGAAGGGATTATTTTGACCCACATGGGATGCATATTGCAGGGATTCTTGCTGGAAATGATACTGAACAAGATATCAAAAACTTTAACGGCATAGATGGAATTGCACCTAATGCACAAATTTTCTCTTACAAAATGTATTCTGACGCAGGATCTGGGTTTGCGGGTGATGAAACAATGTTTCATGCTATTGAAGATTCTATCAAACACAACGTTGATGTTGTTTCGGTATCATCTGGTTTTACAGGAACAGGTCTTGTAGGTGAGAAATATTGGCAAGCTATTAGGGCATTAAGAAAAGCAGGCATTCCAATGGTTGTCGCTACGGGTAACTATGCGACTTCTGCTTCAAGTTCTTCATGGGATTTAGTAGCAAATAATCATCTGAAAATGACCGACACTGGAAATGTAACACGAACTGCAGCACATGAGGATGCGATAGCGGTCGCTTCTGCTAAAAATCAAACAGTTGAGTTTGATAAAGTTAACATAGGTGGAGAAAGTTTTAAATACAGAAATATAGGGGCCTTTTTCGATAAGAATAAAATCACAACAAATGAAGATGGAACAAAAGCTCCTAGTAAATTAAAATTTGTATATATAGGCAAGGGGCAAGACCAAGATTTGATAGGTTTGGATCTTAGGGGCAAAATTGCAGTAATGGATAGAATTTATACAAAGGATTTAAAAAATGCTTTTAAAAAAGCTATGGATAAGGGTGCACGCGCCATTATGGTTGTAAATACTGTAAATTACTACAATAGAGATAATTGGACAGAGCTTCCAGCTATGGGATATGAAGCGGATGAAGGTACTAAAAGTCAAGTGTTTTCAATTTCAGGAGATGATGGTGTAAAGCTATGGAACATGATTAATCCTAATAAAAAAACTGAAGTCAAAAGAAATAATAAAGAAGATTTTAAAGATAAATTGGAGCAATACTATCCAATTGATATGGAAAGTTTTAATTCCAACAAACCGAATGTAGGTGACGAAAAAGAGATTGACTTTAAGTTTGCACCTGACACAGACAAAGAACTCTATAAAGAAGATATCATCGTTCCAGCAGGATCTACATCTTGGGGGCCAAGAATAGATTTACTTTTAAAACCCGATGTTTCAGCACCTGGTAAAAATATTAAATCCACGCTTAATGTTATTAATGGCAAATCAACTTATGGCTATATGTCAGGAACTAGTATGGCGACTCCAATCGTGGCAGCTTCTACTGTTTTGATTAGACCGAAATTAAAGGAAATGCTTGAAAGACCTGTATTGAAAAATCTTAAGGGAGATGACAAAATAGATCTTACAAGTCTTACAAAAATTGCCCTACAAAATACTGCGCGACCTATGATGGATGCAACTTCTTGGAAAGAAAAAAGTCAATACTTTGCATCACCTAGACAACAGGGAGCAGGCCTAATTAATGTGGCCAATGCTTTGAGAAATGAAGTTGTAGCAACTTTCAAAAACACGGATTCTAAAGGTTTGGTAAACTCATATGGTTCCATTTCTCTTAAAGAAATAAAAGGTGATAAAAAATACTTTACAATCAAGCTTCACAATACATCAAACAGACCTTTGACTTTTAAAGTTTCAGCATCAGCGATAACTACAGATTCTCTAACTGACAGATTAAAACTTGATGAAACATATAAAGATGAAAAATCTCCAGATGGTAAGCAAATTGTTCCAGAAATTCACCCAGAAAAAGTCAAAGGAGCAAATATCACATTTGAGCATGATACTTTCACTATAGGCGCAAATTCTAGCTTTGATTTGAATGCGGTTATAAATGTTGGAGAGGCCAAAAACAAAAATAAATTTGTAGAATCATTTATTCATTTTGAGTCAGTGGAAGAAATGGAAGCTCTAAACTCCAACGGGAAGAAAATAAACTTCCAACCTTCTTTGTCGATGCCTCTAATGGGATTTGCTGGGAATTGGAACCACGAACCAATCCTTGATAAATGGGCTTGGGAAGAAGGGTCAAGATCAAAAACACTGGGAGGTTATGATGATGATGGTAAACCGAAAATTCCAGGAACCTTAAATAAGGGAATTGGTGGAGAACATGGTATAGATAAATTTAATCCAGCAGGAGTTATACAAAATAGAAAAGATAAAAATACAACATCCCTGGATCAAAATCCAGAATTATTTGCTTTCAATAACCAAGGGATCAACGCTCCATCATCAAGTGGTTCTAAGATTGCTAACATTTATCCTTTAGATTCAAATGGAAATCCTCAAGATGCTCAACTTGAAAGAGGATTAACACCTTCTCCACTTGTATTAAGAAGTGCAGAAGAAGGATTGATTTCAATAGTAAATACAAATAAAGAGGGAGAAAATCAAAGAGACTTAAAAGTCATTTCGAGAGAACACTTTATTAGAGGAATTTTAAATTCTAAAAGCAATGATGCAAAGGGAATCAAATCATCTAAACTAAAAGTTTGGGGTGACTTGAAGTGGGATGGACTCATCTATAATCCTAGAGGTAGAGAAGAAAATGCACCAGAAAGTAAGGATAATCAAGATCCTGCTACTAAGATAAGAGGTCAATTTGAACCGATTGCGGAAGGTCAATATTTCTATAAATTTAAATATAGATTAACTAAAGATTACCCATGGCAGGTTTCCTATATTCCTGTAAAAATTGATAACACCGCCCCTAAGATTGTTTCGGTTGATTTTTCAAATCCTGAAAAAATTAAGTTGATTACAAAGGATACTTATCATAAGGTAAAAGATCAGTATAAGAATGAAACGCTATTTGCGAGAGATCAAAAAGAACATCCTGAAAAATTTGACGAGATTGCGAACGAAGTTTGGTATGCTGGCGCCGCTCTTGTTAATGAAGATGGAGAGGTTGAAAAAAATCTTGAAGTAACTTACGCAGGTGAGGGTCAAGGAAGAAATAGAAAACTTGACAAAGACGGAAATACCATTTATGAAATTAAAGGTGCGGGAGATTTAAGGGGAAAAATCATTGAAGTCATTGCATTAGATGGTTCTAGCAATTTCACAAAGATTCATAGAATTAAATTTGCTAATCAGGCTGATGAAAAGGGGATGATTTCCTATTATCTAGTAGATCCTGATCAAGATTCATCTAAATATCAAAAGCTTGGCGAGATTGCAGAATCTAAATTTAAAAATTTAGGAAATGGAAAAGAGGGTAGTCTAAAAAAAGATACAACTGGGGTAGAACATCATCATCAAGAAAATGAAGAGTCTATTAAAGAAAAATCTAGTTTTACTATTGATAGAAATATTTCAACAATTAGAGACTTTGAAAATAAAGACCTAAAGAAACTCATTAAAAAGAAATATAAGGAAGAAGACGACTTTGTAACTGGTGGAAAAAGAACAGTAGAACTTGATTATAAATATGACGATAAAGGAAATATAACTGCCTATGAAGATGAAAGTGCTCTAGAATATGAAACTGAAAAATTTGACGAAATAAAATCAAAAATTTATGGTGTTCTAAGCCCATCTAAAGATGGACACTTTGAAATTCTTGGAAAGATAAGCAATGTTTCTAAAAATGCCAAGGTATATTATGGAAATAACTATAAATTTATAGAAATCAAAGCGACTAAGTATGACTCACATTCAAAAACGATGATATTTGATTTATACGCTAATATTAATGATATTGTAGATGGATTAGCTTTTGCTGGAGATATGAGATTATTTGTTAAAGATGACAATCAAATAAAAGCTGAAACTAAAATTAGAATGCCTGAAAAAAATAAGGAAACTAAAGCAGAATATCCGTATGTATCAAGTTATGGGAATGTAATCGAATTAGGAGAAGGAGACCTTTCAAAAAACAAACCAGACAATTTAACTAAAATGGAATCTGGTAAAATCTATTCTGATTCAGAAAAACAACAATATCTGTTAAAGGATAACATCATTCTAAGAAAAGGCTATGCACTAAAAGTGACTACCTATAATCCTGGAAAAACGGATATGTTAGAAGGAAATGGAGTCTATAGCAAGGAAGATATAGCAAAAATACAAAAGGCCAATCCTAATCTAAGAGTCCTTTCAGAAACAACAATTTATGCTGATAGTAGAAATGTTGAAGATGGAAGAAGTACCCAAGCTGTATTAATGTCGGCTTTGGACGGCTTTAACATTATAAGGTATCAAGTGTTTACATTTAAAATGAACGATAAAGGGGAAGCTATCGATAAAGACGGAAATCTTGTGACAGATTCTTCTAAACTTGTATTATTTGGTAAGGATGATAAAGAATACACTGGAGAGGATAAGTCCAATGTAGAAGCTATAAAAGAAGATGGCTCCATGTTATTTATTGATACCAAACCAGTAAACCTTTCAATGGATAAGAACTACTTTAATCCATCTAAATCTAATAAAATTTATGTACGAAATCCAGAATTTTATTTAAGAGGTAAGATTTCTGATAAGGGTGGTTTTAACTGGGAATTGAGAGTTAATGAATCGGTTGTAGATAATTATTTAATCTACGGAGATTTACACATTGATAACACTAGAGATTTTAATATTAAGCTGAATGTTAAAGACGGTGACATCATGGACTGGGGAATGAAAGACTATAAAGCAAACGGATTTCCAGATAAGGTAACAGATATGGATGGAAATGTTTATCTTCAAACTGGCTATAGCGATTTGAATGCTAAAGCAGTTGGAGTCCACTATCAGTTTTTATATGATAATGTTAAACCCGAAGTAAACATTGATCCTAAGGGAAATACTAGTATCGAATATGCTGATGGAAAATCTGTAGTCTTTAACATCAATGATAAAAGAAATAATGGATTCGATGGTGAGATTCAAGAACAACATATTTATGTAAATGGAAAAGAATATACATCATTTGATGATATTAAACAAATAACAGACAAGACACTAAACATTAAGATTGTTGTAAAAGATTTTGCAAGAAATACAACCGTAAAAGAATTCATTTTAAATAAAGATACGGGAGAGGTAAGTGAATTAAAACCTCATAGGGTAACTGTGACCATTCAAAATGGAAAAGAAATGAGTTCAACGATAGTGTCGGAAGAAGATTTTATTTTACCTGTTTATAAGGGTGAATTAGAAAAAGGATACCAATTTGATGGTTGGGAAATTTCTGGTTTCGAAGGTAAAAAAGACGCTGGCTATGTTATTAATCTATCAAAAGATACCTTTATAAAACCTGTATTCAAGAAAATAGAGGAGAAAAAGGAGGAAGAAAATAAACCTACTTTTGATGTATCGAAAAAGAAAGATAACCCACAAGTAAACCATAGTCAATTAAATGAAAGTCACAGAAAAGAGGATTTACAAAGAGAAGATCATTCACAAAAATCTGATTCAACTAAGGATGTTACAGCTACAGTTCTTGATAAAAACAATATCAGTAGTAAATCAACTACTAACAATCCTAATAAGTTGCCAAAAACTGGAACAGCAAGCGGAGCCCAGACACTATTAGCTGCCGGAATAATGTTTATAGTAGGAATTTTTCTTGGATTGAAGAAAAAAAATCAAGATTAA
- a CDS encoding ABC transporter permease has product MKKYQRMHLIFIRQYIKQIMEYKVDFVVGVLGVFLAQGLNLLFLNVIFQHIPFLEGWTFQEIAFIYGFSLIPKGMDHLFFDNLWALGQRLVRKGEFDKYLTRPINPLFHILVETFQIDALGELLVGGILLGTTVTSIVWTLPKFLLFLVCIPFATLIYTSLKIATASIAFWTKQSGAMIYIFYMFNDFAKYPISIYNSLLRWLISFIVPFAFTAYYPASYFLQEKDVFFNVGGLMLISLVFFVISLKLWDKGLDSYESAGS; this is encoded by the coding sequence ATGAAAAAATATCAACGAATGCATCTGATTTTTATCAGACAATACATCAAACAAATCATGGAATATAAGGTGGATTTTGTGGTTGGTGTCTTGGGAGTCTTTCTGGCTCAAGGCTTGAATCTCTTGTTTCTCAATGTCATCTTTCAACATATTCCATTCCTAGAAGGCTGGACCTTTCAAGAGATAGCTTTCATTTATGGATTTTCCTTGATTCCCAAGGGAATGGACCATCTCTTTTTTGACAATCTCTGGGCACTAGGGCAACGCCTAGTCCGAAAAGGAGAGTTTGACAAGTATCTGACTCGTCCCATCAATCCTCTCTTTCACATCCTAGTTGAAACCTTTCAGATTGATGCCTTGGGTGAACTCTTAGTCGGTGGTATTTTATTGGGAACAACAGTGACCAGCATTGTTTGGACTCTTCCAAAATTCCTGCTTTTCCTAGTTTGTATTCCTTTTGCGACCTTGATTTATACTTCTCTTAAAATCGCAACAGCCAGTATCGCCTTTTGGACTAAGCAGTCAGGCGCCATGATTTACATCTTCTATATGTTCAATGACTTTGCTAAGTATCCGATTTCTATTTACAATTCTCTTCTTCGTTGGTTGATTAGCTTTATCGTGCCTTTCGCCTTTACAGCCTACTATCCAGCTAGCTATTTCTTACAGGAAAAGGATGTGTTCTTTAACGTAGGAGGTTTGATGTTGATTTCTCTGGTTTTCTTTGTTATTTCCCTTAAACTTTGGGATAAGGGCTTAGATTCCTACGAAAGTGCGGGTTCGTAA
- a CDS encoding ABC transporter permease — MIKLWRRYKPFINAGVQELITYRVNFILYRIGDVMGAFVAFYLWKAVFDSSQESLIQGFSMADITLYIIMSFVTNLLTRSDSSFMIGEEVKDGSIIMRLLRPVHFAASYLFTELGSKWLIFISVGLPFLSVIVLMKIISGQGIVEVLGLTVLYLFSLTLAYLINFFFNICFGFSAFVFKNLWGSNLLKTSIVAFMSGSLIPLAFFPKVVSDILSFLPFSSLIYTPVMIIVGKYDASQILQALLLQFFWLLVMVGLSQLIWKRVQSFITIQGG; from the coding sequence ATGATCAAATTGTGGAGACGTTATAAACCCTTTATCAATGCAGGGGTTCAGGAGTTGATTACTTACCGAGTCAACTTTATTCTCTATCGGATTGGCGATGTCATGGGGGCTTTTGTGGCCTTTTATCTCTGGAAGGCTGTCTTTGATTCTTCGCAAGAGTCTTTGATTCAGGGCTTCAGTATGGCGGATATCACCCTCTACATCATCATGAGTTTTGTGACCAATCTTCTGACTAGATCCGATTCGTCCTTTATGATTGGGGAGGAGGTCAAGGATGGCTCCATTATCATGCGTTTGTTGCGACCAGTGCATTTTGCGGCCTCCTATCTTTTCACCGAGCTTGGTTCCAAGTGGTTGATTTTTATCAGCGTTGGCCTTCCATTTTTAAGTGTCATTGTCTTGATGAAAATCATATCGGGTCAAGGTATTGTAGAGGTGCTAGGATTAACTGTCCTTTATCTTTTTAGCTTAACGCTCGCCTATCTGATTAACTTTTTCTTTAATATTTGCTTTGGATTTTCAGCCTTTGTGTTTAAAAATCTTTGGGGTTCCAACCTACTTAAGACTTCCATAGTGGCTTTTATGTCGGGGAGTTTGATTCCCTTGGCATTCTTTCCAAAGGTTGTTTCAGATATTCTCTCCTTTTTGCCTTTTTCATCCTTGATTTATACTCCAGTTATGATCATTGTTGGAAAATACGATGCCAGTCAGATTCTTCAGGCACTCCTTTTGCAGTTCTTCTGGCTCTTAGTGATGGTGGGATTGTCTCAGTTGATTTGGAAACGGGTCCAGTCCTTTATCACCATTCAAGGAGGTTAG
- a CDS encoding ABC transporter ATP-binding protein: MAMIEVEHLQKNFVKTVKEPGLKGALRSFIHPEKQTFEAVKDLTFEVPKGQILGFIGANGAGKSTTIKMLTGILKPTSGFCRINGKIPQNNRQDYVKDIGVVFGQRTQLWWDLALQETYTVLKEIYDVPNSLFHKRMDFLNEVLDLKDFIKDPVRTLSLGQRMRADIAASLLHNPKVLFLDEPTIGLDVSVKDNIRRAITQINKEEETTILLTTHDLSDIEQLCDRIFMIDKGQEIFDGTVSQLKETFGKMKTLSFELLPGQSHLVSHYEGLSDMTIDRQGNSLNIEFDSSRYQSADIIKQTLSDFEIRDLKMVDTDIEDIIRRFYRKEL; encoded by the coding sequence ATGGCAATGATAGAAGTGGAACATCTTCAGAAAAATTTTGTGAAGACTGTTAAGGAACCGGGCTTGAAGGGGGCTTTGCGCTCCTTTATTCATCCTGAAAAGCAGACCTTTGAAGCGGTCAAGGATTTGACCTTTGAGGTTCCAAAAGGGCAGATTTTAGGATTTATCGGGGCAAATGGTGCTGGGAAGTCGACAACCATTAAAATGCTGACAGGAATTTTGAAACCAACATCTGGTTTTTGTCGGATTAACGGCAAGATTCCCCAGAACAATCGGCAAGATTATGTCAAAGATATTGGCGTAGTCTTTGGACAACGCACCCAGCTATGGTGGGATTTGGCTCTGCAAGAGACCTACACTGTCTTAAAAGAGATTTATGATGTGCCAAACTCGCTCTTTCATAAGCGCATGGACTTTTTGAATGAAGTCTTGGATTTGAAGGACTTTATCAAGGATCCCGTGCGGACTCTTTCACTGGGACAACGGATGCGGGCGGATATTGCGGCCTCCTTGCTCCACAATCCCAAGGTTCTTTTTTTAGATGAGCCGACCATTGGTTTGGACGTTTCGGTTAAGGATAATATTCGTCGGGCAATTACTCAGATCAATAAAGAGGAAGAAACTACCATTCTTTTGACCACTCACGATTTGAGTGATATTGAGCAACTTTGTGATCGGATTTTCATGATTGACAAGGGGCAAGAGATTTTTGATGGAACGGTGAGCCAACTCAAGGAGACCTTTGGTAAGATGAAGACTCTCTCTTTTGAACTGCTACCAGGTCAAAGTCATCTCGTCTCTCACTATGAAGGTCTGTCTGATATGACCATTGATAGACAAGGAAACAGCCTCAACATTGAATTTGATAGTTCTCGCTACCAGTCAGCTGACATTATCAAGCAAACCCTATCTGATTTTGAAATCCGCGATTTGAAGATGGTGGATACGGATATTGAGGATATTATCCGTCGCTTCTACCGAAAGGAGCTCTAG
- the rplA gene encoding 50S ribosomal protein L1, with translation MAKKSKQLRAALEKIDSTKAYSVEEAVALAKETNFAKFDATVEVAYNLNIDVKKADQQIRGAMVLPNGTGKTSRVLVFARGAKAEEAKAAGADFVGEDDLVAKINDGWLDFDVVIATPDMMALVGRLGRVLGPRNLMPNPKTGTVTMDVAKAVEESKGGKITYRADRAGNVQAIIGKVSFEAEKLVENFKAFNETIQKAKPATAKGTYVTNLTITTTQGVGIKVDVNSL, from the coding sequence ATGGCTAAAAAAAGCAAACAACTTCGTGCTGCTCTTGAGAAAATCGACAGCACAAAAGCATACAGCGTAGAAGAAGCTGTAGCACTTGCAAAAGAAACTAACTTTGCAAAATTTGACGCAACTGTAGAAGTTGCTTACAACTTGAACATCGACGTTAAAAAAGCTGACCAACAAATCCGTGGAGCAATGGTATTGCCAAACGGTACTGGTAAAACTTCACGTGTTCTTGTTTTCGCACGTGGTGCAAAAGCTGAAGAAGCAAAAGCTGCTGGTGCAGACTTTGTTGGTGAAGATGACCTTGTTGCTAAAATCAACGACGGTTGGTTGGATTTCGACGTAGTTATCGCTACACCTGATATGATGGCTCTTGTTGGACGTCTTGGACGTGTCCTTGGACCACGTAACTTGATGCCAAACCCTAAAACTGGTACTGTAACAATGGATGTTGCTAAAGCAGTTGAAGAGTCTAAAGGTGGTAAAATCACTTACCGTGCTGACCGTGCAGGTAACGTTCAAGCAATCATCGGTAAAGTATCATTTGAAGCTGAAAAATTGGTTGAAAACTTTAAAGCTTTCAACGAAACAATCCAAAAAGCAAAACCAGCTACAGCTAAAGGAACTTACGTAACAAACTTGACTATCACAACTACTCAAGGTGTTGGTATCAAAGTTGACGTAAACTCACTTTAA
- the rplK gene encoding 50S ribosomal protein L11, which produces MAKKVEKLVKLQIPAGKATPAPPVGPALGQAGINIMGFTKEFNARTADQAGMIIPVVISVYEDKSFTFVTKTPPAAVLLKKAAGVEKGSGTPNKTKVATVTRAQVQEIAETKMPDLNAANVESAMRMIEGTARSMGFTVVD; this is translated from the coding sequence ATGGCTAAAAAAGTCGAAAAACTTGTAAAATTGCAAATCCCTGCTGGTAAAGCTACACCAGCTCCACCGGTTGGACCTGCTCTTGGTCAAGCTGGTATCAACATCATGGGATTCACAAAAGAGTTCAACGCTCGTACAGCTGACCAAGCTGGTATGATCATTCCAGTTGTTATCTCAGTTTACGAAGATAAATCATTTACTTTCGTTACGAAAACACCACCAGCTGCTGTTCTTTTGAAAAAAGCTGCAGGTGTTGAAAAAGGATCAGGTACACCTAATAAAACTAAAGTTGCTACAGTTACTCGTGCACAAGTACAAGAAATTGCAGAAACTAAGATGCCAGATTTGAACGCAGCAAACGTAGAGTCTGCAATGCGTATGATCGAAGGTACTGCTCGTTCTATGGGATTCACTGTTGTTGACTAA
- the ldcB gene encoding LD-carboxypeptidase LdcB/DacB: MKKRYLVVTALLALSLAACSQEKAKNEDGTAKTEQTAKADGTVGSKSQGAAQKKAEVVNKGDYYSIQGKYDEIIVANKHYPLSKDYNPGENPTAKAELVKLIKAMQEAGFPISDHYSGFRSYETQTKLYQDYVNQDGKAAADRYSARPGYSEHQTGLAFDVIGTDGDLVTEEKAAQWLLDHAADYGFVVRYLKGKEKETGYMAEEWHLRYVGKEAKEIAASGLSLEEYYGFEGGDYVD, from the coding sequence ATGAAGAAAAGATACCTTGTCGTGACAGCCTTGCTAGCCTTGAGTCTAGCAGCTTGTTCACAAGAAAAAGCAAAAAATGAAGATGGCACAGCTAAGACAGAACAGACAGCCAAAGCTGATGGGACAGTCGGCAGTAAGTCTCAAGGGGCTGCCCAGAAAAAAGCAGAAGTGGTCAATAAAGGTGATTACTACAGCATCCAAGGAAAATACGACGAAATCATCGTAGCCAATAAACATTATCCTTTGTCGAAAGACTATAATCCGGGGGAAAATCCAACAGCCAAGGCTGAGTTGGTCAAACTCATCAAAGCGATGCAAGAGGCAGGTTTCCCTATTAGTGATCATTACAGTGGTTTTAGAAGTTATGAAACTCAGACCAAGCTCTATCAAGATTATGTCAACCAAGATGGAAAGGCAGCAGCTGACCGTTACTCTGCCCGTCCTGGCTATAGCGAACACCAGACAGGCTTGGCCTTTGATGTGATTGGGACTGATGGTGATTTGGTGACAGAAGAAAAAGCAGCCCAATGGCTCTTGGATCATGCAGCTGATTATGGCTTTGTTGTCCGTTATCTCAAAGGCAAGGAAAAGGAAACAGGCTATATGGCTGAGGAATGGCACCTGCGTTATGTAGGAAAAGAAGCTAAAGAAATTGCTGCAAGTGGTCTCAGTTTGGAAGAATACTATGGCTTTGAAGGCGGAGACTACGTCGATTAA